A portion of the Hoplias malabaricus isolate fHopMal1 chromosome 1, fHopMal1.hap1, whole genome shotgun sequence genome contains these proteins:
- the fam222bb gene encoding protein FAM222B isoform X2: MLACLPVSTPSLQLLTHTQMNTGLQKWDTTQKMRSAQYPTPAELDAYAKKVANNPLTIKIFPSSVKVPQRKHLRRTVNGLDTSSQRYSPYPSQVSARTGLLAIVKVPVKGILKEFEGGRARFLPKIVMNPQSGHYGTPSTLNPPQTVSRMQALSQPQLLTQKGLTHSQSLQAQQTLPHPHAMQQQQQKSMAHTASLPQQQSLGHQQTVHPSFVGQQPVLHHALNHQHALVQQQQHHHQQGPQALRHLPDMTQSACLQHTQGFPQSQLIPQASGAGPPATNGVMQPLQHPAGMQVSAKLPDADAPPNVTVSTSTIPLSMAASLHQNRPGDLNSIVHQINQFCQARAGVSATSVCEGQIANPSPISRNLLINASSRVCINNPLLSCALSNTSDKAGPGPAPALTLPNMVAMNRMPAYHDLKHQAQPQLPQQQQPQQHTWNQQQLAHLQPLPEGALPSKNPPRDGSGFPTKSLSYSQDPCMGQPFSIKPPIDKPTPSPPVSGMPGAVNYSNGHYMQPPWNNILPTPNSDSSGSQDLAIPFHGGLSGASIDCTPGAQYRTGAVAPGQTNVMQNMEYVGGDYQAPCFREQNVAMIKMRRPPDSECCRDNFPHFQNSGVCIYCFS, translated from the coding sequence GGGACACTACGCAGAAGATGAGATCCGCACAGTATCCAACCCCAGCGGAATTGGATGCCTATGCTAAGAAAGTTGCCAATAACCCACTGACTATAAAAATCTTCCCCAGTAGCGTTAAAGTACCTCAGAGAAAGCATCTCCGGCGTACAGTGAACGGTCTTGACACTTCCAGTCAACGATACAGTCCTTATCCGTCTCAGGTCAGTGCCAGGACAGGCCTCTTGGCCATTGTAAAAGTTCCTGTTAAAGGAATCCTCAAAGAGTTTGAAGGCGGCCGAGCCCGCTTCCTCCCCAAGATCGTCATGAATCCGCAGAGTGGACACTATGGCACTCCAAGCACTTTAAACCCGCCTCAGACTGTATCTCGCATGCAGGCCCTTTCCCAGCCGCAGCTGCTGACTCAAAAAGGCCTCACCCACTCTCAGAGCTTGCAGGCACAACAGACCCTTCCCCATCCCCATGCAatgcagcaacagcagcagaaatCCATGGCTCATACTGCCAGTTTACCACAGCAGCAAAGTCTGGGCCATCAGCAGACTGTCCATCCTAGCTTTGTTGGCCAACAGCCTGTGCTACATCATGCTCTCAACCACCAACATGCTctagtgcagcagcagcagcaccaccACCAACAAGGTCCACAGGCCCTCCGGCATCTTCCTGACATGACTCAGTCAGCATGCTTGCAGCATACCCAGGGTTTTCCTCAATCGCAGCTGATTCCTCAAGCCTCTGGGGCAGGCCCTCCAGCCACCAATGGTGTCATGCAGCCCCTGCAGCACCCAGCAGGCATGCAGGTCTCTGCCAAGCTCCCTGATGCTGATGCTCCTCCCAATGTGACTGTGTCTACCTCAACAATCCCGCTGTCCATGGCTGCCAGCCTGCATCAGAACCGGCCCGGTGACCTGAACAGCATTGTGCATCAGATTAACCAGTTCTGCCAGGCCCGGGCCGGTGTGAGCGCTACCTCCGTGTGTGAAGGACAGATTGCTAACCCTAGCCCCATCAGCCGCAACCTCCTCATCAATGCAAGCTCCCGAGTGTGCATCAACAACCCTCTGCTGTCTTGCGCCCTCAGTAACACCTCAGACAAAGCTGGCCCCGGCCCTGCCCCTGCTCTAACACTGCCTAACATGGTTGCCATGAACAGGATGCCTGCCTATCATGATTTGAAGCACCAGGCCCAGCCTCAGTTGCCACAGCAACAACAACCGCAGCAACACACATGGAACCAACAGCAGCTGGCTCACCTCCAGCCCCTGCCTGAGGGAGCACTCCCCAGCAAGAATCCACCCAGAGATGGATCTGGCTTTCCCACGAAGAGCTTGAGCTACTCTCAGGACCCCTGCATGGGCCAGCCCTTTAGTATAAAGCCCCCCATAGACAAACCtaccccctctccccctgtcaGTGGCATGCCAGGGGCTGTAAATTACAGCAATGGGCACTACATGCAGCCACCATGGAATAACATCTTACCAACTCCTAACAGCGACAGCTCGGGGTCTCAGGACCTGGCCATTCCATTCCACGGAGGCCTTTCGGGAGCCTCCATAGACTGCACGCCTGGGGCCCAGTACAGGACCGGGGCTGTCGCCCCTGGCCAGACGAATGTGATGCAAAACATGGAGTACGTGGGCGGAGATTACCAGGCCCCCTGCTTCCGAGAGCAGAACGTGGCAATGATAAAGATGCGCAGGCCTCCAGATTCAG
- the fam222bb gene encoding protein FAM222B isoform X1 gives MLACLPVSTPSLQLLTHTQMNTGLQKWDTTQKMRSAQYPTPAELDAYAKKVANNPLTIKIFPSSVKVPQRKHLRRTVNGLDTSSQRYSPYPSQVSARTGLLAIVKVPVKGILKEFEGGRARFLPKIVMNPQSGHYGTPSTLNPPQTVSRMQALSQPQLLTQKGLTHSQSLQAQQTLPHPHAMQQQQQKSMAHTASLPQQQSLGHQQTVHPSFVGQQPVLHHALNHQHALVQQQQHHHQQGPQALRHLPDMTQSACLQHTQGFPQSQLIPQASGAGPPATNGVMQPLQHPAGMQVSAKLPDADAPPNVTVSTSTIPLSMAASLHQNRPGDLNSIVHQINQFCQARAGVSATSVCEGQIANPSPISRNLLINASSRVCINNPLLSCALSNTSDKAGPGPAPALTLPNMVAMNRMPAYHDLKHQAQPQLPQQQQPQQHTWNQQQLAHLQPLPEGALPSKNPPRDGSGFPTKSLSYSQDPCMGQPFSIKPPIDKPTPSPPVSGMPGAVNYSNGHYMQPPWNNILPTPNSDSSGSQDLAIPFHGGLSGASIDCTPGAQYRTGAVAPGQTNVMQNMEYVGGDYQAPCFREQNVAMIKMRRPPDSGQLVPLHMPSAHFVHIPLQPPTPHITSQL, from the coding sequence GGGACACTACGCAGAAGATGAGATCCGCACAGTATCCAACCCCAGCGGAATTGGATGCCTATGCTAAGAAAGTTGCCAATAACCCACTGACTATAAAAATCTTCCCCAGTAGCGTTAAAGTACCTCAGAGAAAGCATCTCCGGCGTACAGTGAACGGTCTTGACACTTCCAGTCAACGATACAGTCCTTATCCGTCTCAGGTCAGTGCCAGGACAGGCCTCTTGGCCATTGTAAAAGTTCCTGTTAAAGGAATCCTCAAAGAGTTTGAAGGCGGCCGAGCCCGCTTCCTCCCCAAGATCGTCATGAATCCGCAGAGTGGACACTATGGCACTCCAAGCACTTTAAACCCGCCTCAGACTGTATCTCGCATGCAGGCCCTTTCCCAGCCGCAGCTGCTGACTCAAAAAGGCCTCACCCACTCTCAGAGCTTGCAGGCACAACAGACCCTTCCCCATCCCCATGCAatgcagcaacagcagcagaaatCCATGGCTCATACTGCCAGTTTACCACAGCAGCAAAGTCTGGGCCATCAGCAGACTGTCCATCCTAGCTTTGTTGGCCAACAGCCTGTGCTACATCATGCTCTCAACCACCAACATGCTctagtgcagcagcagcagcaccaccACCAACAAGGTCCACAGGCCCTCCGGCATCTTCCTGACATGACTCAGTCAGCATGCTTGCAGCATACCCAGGGTTTTCCTCAATCGCAGCTGATTCCTCAAGCCTCTGGGGCAGGCCCTCCAGCCACCAATGGTGTCATGCAGCCCCTGCAGCACCCAGCAGGCATGCAGGTCTCTGCCAAGCTCCCTGATGCTGATGCTCCTCCCAATGTGACTGTGTCTACCTCAACAATCCCGCTGTCCATGGCTGCCAGCCTGCATCAGAACCGGCCCGGTGACCTGAACAGCATTGTGCATCAGATTAACCAGTTCTGCCAGGCCCGGGCCGGTGTGAGCGCTACCTCCGTGTGTGAAGGACAGATTGCTAACCCTAGCCCCATCAGCCGCAACCTCCTCATCAATGCAAGCTCCCGAGTGTGCATCAACAACCCTCTGCTGTCTTGCGCCCTCAGTAACACCTCAGACAAAGCTGGCCCCGGCCCTGCCCCTGCTCTAACACTGCCTAACATGGTTGCCATGAACAGGATGCCTGCCTATCATGATTTGAAGCACCAGGCCCAGCCTCAGTTGCCACAGCAACAACAACCGCAGCAACACACATGGAACCAACAGCAGCTGGCTCACCTCCAGCCCCTGCCTGAGGGAGCACTCCCCAGCAAGAATCCACCCAGAGATGGATCTGGCTTTCCCACGAAGAGCTTGAGCTACTCTCAGGACCCCTGCATGGGCCAGCCCTTTAGTATAAAGCCCCCCATAGACAAACCtaccccctctccccctgtcaGTGGCATGCCAGGGGCTGTAAATTACAGCAATGGGCACTACATGCAGCCACCATGGAATAACATCTTACCAACTCCTAACAGCGACAGCTCGGGGTCTCAGGACCTGGCCATTCCATTCCACGGAGGCCTTTCGGGAGCCTCCATAGACTGCACGCCTGGGGCCCAGTACAGGACCGGGGCTGTCGCCCCTGGCCAGACGAATGTGATGCAAAACATGGAGTACGTGGGCGGAGATTACCAGGCCCCCTGCTTCCGAGAGCAGAACGTGGCAATGATAAAGATGCGCAGGCCTCCAGATTCAG